A portion of the Gigantopelta aegis isolate Gae_Host chromosome 10, Gae_host_genome, whole genome shotgun sequence genome contains these proteins:
- the LOC121384028 gene encoding transmembrane protein 203-like, which yields MFFTLRELVCWLRMTGFEIWMHLISVLVFSVLAVLKYEDIIGKSWWICFIPLFVCDGLCAYFCVIVFIRQYEENGLKTAGIRFLTSLLSIILLFVFKFLLCEKFSQTRSLSSSEVMAPIFIFLPIVMVRACRVH from the coding sequence ATGTTTTTCACGTTACGCGAGCTGGTGTGCTGGCTACGAATGACAGGATTTGAGATATGGATGCACCTCATCTCAGTGTTGGTGTTCTCAGTTCTTGCTGTGTTGAAGTACGAAGACATCATCGGCAAGTCGTGGTGGATCTGTTTTATTCCTCTCTTCGTCTGTGACGGACTGTGTGCGTATTTTTGCGTCATCGTTTTTATTCGCCAGTATGAAGAAAACGGCCTCAAAACGGCAGGAATTCGCTTCTTGACTTCTCTACTGAGCATCATATTACTGTTTGTGTTTAAATTCCTCCTCTGTGAAAAGTTCAGTCAGACTCGGTCATTATCATCGTCAGAAGTGATGGCTcccatatttattttcttaccAATTGTGATGGTGCGTGCATGTCGGGTTCATTAG